Part of the Methylovirgula sp. 4M-Z18 genome is shown below.
AATCGCGAGGCGTTCGCGCGCAAGATGCGAAAAGTGGCTGCGGCTCAAGCGATATGCGCCGGGCGTGCGATAGCCCATCTCGCGCGCGACGACGATGCCGAGTAGCAAAATCGCATCGGGTGCATTGAGAATGAGCGCTGCCGGCGCGCGCTCTGCATGAATGAGTTCGAGCATGACCGCCGCCGCCGAGGACGAGCCGATCGTGCCCGGCAGACAGAGGATGCGGTTGTGAATTACCTGATCGCGATCGGGATGGCGCACGTCGATGATCGTTCCCGTCTTCGGATCGACGCCGCCCCAGAAGCTGATCGGCCCGCGTAGGATGAGCGGTTCGGCGACGACATCCGCGCCGGGCAGAAGCACGTCGGCTTGCAAGGGCGTCATGGCGCGTCCTCCGCGAGTATAGGCCGGCCTGCGACGGCGCTCTCCACGCATTCCTGCAACGAGCCATAGAGCACGCCATAACCGGTGTTGCCGGGCGTGTAATGGGCGAATTTGCCCGAATTGGTCATCAGCACCGCCCCCGGTTTCGCCGGCAAGATCGGCGTCACCACGACACATGTGTCGGCGACGACGATGACGCCGGCGTCTTCCAGCGCCGTGCGCCGGCCTTGCTCGTCCAGCAGGCGCAAGGCATGGCGGCCGGTGCAGGCATAGAGCGGCACCGCCAAGCGGCGTCCGGCGAGCGCCTGTTCCAGGCGGTCGAATTCGGTGAGCGACAGATGCGGGCTGCCGATGGCGACCGCGTCTATGGCGTTCGCGCCCGCCGCCGTGGAGAGGCGTTTGCGTGCCGCCAGGACCATCTCGCGCGTGACCCCGATGGTTCGGTCCGGCGTGCTTCCCCGCAGCGCGGCGGCGAGATCCGGCGCTTCCGGCGTCACGCCGGCGATATGGAACAGGCCGACCGCACCCGTCGAAGCGGCGGCCGCGCCAAAGGCCTTGAGCGCATCCTCGCCCGGGTGCGCGGCGATGCCGGCGACAACGCCGATATCATCGCCGACTTCGCGACCGAACAGGCTGCCCAGGATCGGCCAGGCCACCTCCGACTGCAGAAAACGCGGATCGAGGGTCGAGACATCGAACACGATCCGCGCCCGGCGGTTCTCTGGCCGGTGCAGACCATAATCCGGCGCGCGCCCGGCGATGGCGCAGGCGATATCGAGAAAGTCGCCGTAGCGGTTGGTGCGGGCGCCGAGCACCGAATTGCAGAATACGACCGCGTTTGATTCGCCCCAGGCGACATCGGTGCCAAGGGCAGGGCGGTGGCCGGCCTGATAGGGCGCGCAGGTCCAGGTCTGCTCGCAGCCAAGCTGCCGGTAGGCCTCCATCATGCGCCGTGCCATGGCGCGCTCGTGCGGCGGCAGGCGGTCGCGCGAGCAGCCGGTCAGGTCGAGCGAACCGACATTGAGGGTTGCCCGCACCGCGACCTTGGCGCCGCCCGCGACCAGCCGTTCGGCAAAATGGGTGCCGGAATCGCCGTGATACAGCGCACCGTCGATATGGGCGGACGCGATCGGCAACAGCCGCGGCGCGCCCATCAGGCGGGCGGCCTCGGCGACGATGCGCATCGCCATGGCGCGGCCCTCGCCGAAAGCTCCCTCGGTTGTAGCGCGCTCTTCGCTGGTCAGTTCGACAGCCATGTTAACGCGCCAAAGCTGCGGATTTCGGCGTGATCTCGGGCCGCGGCGCATTCACCGCCGGCGGGCGGATCATCATCCGCCACATCGCGAAGGCCGCCATGATGAAATGCGTGACGCCATTCTGCGCGAAGAGCATTTCCGGTCCGAACTGCTGCATGAGGAACGAGGCAAGCACGGGCGCGAGCGTCGCGCCGACGCAATAGAGAAACAGCAGGCCGGCCGAGACGATCAGCGCGTTTTCGGGACCTGCTCGATCGTTGGTCTGGGAGATCGCCAGCGTGTAGAGCACCATCGTCGCGCTGCCGAGTCCGAGGCCGAGCAGATCCATCACGAGATGGGTCGGCCTGCCGGCAACGCACAGGCCGAATTCGATCATCATGCCGATGAGGGCGAGGCCGACGATCATTTTGCGCCGGTCGTACTTGTCCGACAGGCGCCCGACCGGCCAGACCATCAAGGTGGAGCCGATGACCACCGCCGTAACGAAATCGGCCACCACATGGGCATTGAAACCGACTCCGAGCACATAGACGGGTGCGAGCGTCCAGAACGAGCCGTTGGCCGCGCCGACACCGAAGGCCGTTATGGCGCCGATCGGCGATATGCTGAAGAGCCAGCCGAGCTGGATCTTGACCGAGGCGGGGGCCTGGGGCGGATCGGCTTGCGTCGCCATCATCGGGATGATGGCGAGCGCGAACAGGATGTTGATCAGCGAGAACAGCCTGAAACTATGCGGGCTCTGCACCAGCAGCAATTGCTGGCCGAGAGCGCTACTGATGAAAGTTATCGCCTGGTACATGCCATAAAGTCGGCCGCGATTCTGGTTCGTCGCCTTGGCATTCACCCAAGCGTCGATCACCGCATAGACGCCCGCGAAGGCGAAGCCGTGGACGCCGCGTAAGCACGCCCAAATCCAGGGGTTGACCAGGACGGGGAAGGCTGCCGTCGCTGCGAGCGCCGCCGCGATAAAGCCGCCAAAGGCCCGGATGAAGCCAGAGCGCCGGATGATCCACGGATCGGCGAGGGTGCCAAGGAGCATGCCGCCGAAATAGGCGGCGCCGCCGAGGCCGATGGCAAAATCGGGGAAGGCTTCGAGTTTGGCCCGGGTCGGGACCAAAGTGCTCATCAGGCCATTGCCCGTGATGAGCACGAAGACCGAAATGTAAAGCGCCACGAGGGCGGAATAAGCGCGCAAGGGGAAAATCCTGTTGGGGATGCCCACATCTATACGCAATCGCGGCCTTTGTCTCATGCCTTTGATCGATGCTATTGGCCGTTTCGGGGATTTTTTGCCGATGGAATCTCCTCTGTCCGAGGGCTGTCAGGGGGCCCTCACCATCCGGTCCCGCTCGTCCGCGTGCGCCGCGAAAGCATGCGGCTGCAGACGCGCACCGCAACTTCGTCCAAGACGATATTGCGTCGCGACATTAATTTCTTTCGCAAAGCAATATGCCGGTCGGAGATGCGCATGAGCCTTGCCTTTCTCGTCACTTCGTTCCTCGTCGTCGCGTCTCCCGGCACGGGTGCGATTTACACTTTGGCGACCGGGTTGACGCGCGGGCCGCGCGCCGCCGTCGTCGCGGCGTTTGGCTGCACGCTCGGCATCGTGCCGCATATGATCGCCGCGATCGCTGGTGCCGCAGCGATTTTGCACACGAGTGCCGTGGCGTTTCAGGGCGTGAAATACTTGGGCGTCGGTTATCTTCTCTACATGGCGTGGCATGCGTTGCGTGAGATTGGTGCGATCGATGTGGCACCGCAAAATATCATTCGCTCGCATATGCAGATCATCGTCAAAGCCATTCTCATCAACATTCTCAATCCAAAATTGTCGATCTTCTTTCTCGCTTTCCTGCCGCAATTTGTTGACGTGGCAAATGCTCACGCGCTCATCACAATGCTCACGCAAAGTGCCGTGTTCATGCTGATGACATTCGTCGTTTTTGCGATCTACGGATTGTGCGCTGCAATCATGCGCGATCATGTCATCGCAAGGCCAAAAGTGTTAACGTGGTTGCGTCGCAGCTTCGCAGGTGCGTTCATTCTTCTCAGTGCAAAATTGGCGTTCGCCGAGCGTTGAGCCGCAGCGTTATTTGCGCGCATGCACGTGCAAAAAAATATTCTTTTTTCACTGACTCGCGAAAATAATCCGACCGTCATAAGGTCATAAAGGCCGCCATCGCAAAGCCGTAATTTCCGTATCTGTTAGATGTCAGCCAAATGGACAGGTATCTTTTTGGTGAGCGTTCCTGCGATGTTGTATTCCCGTTATATCGGCGGCGTATAGACAACGTGTCTGACGGGTGGTGTCGGGTCGCAAACGCTTCTGTAGCGTTTCCTGTCTCTTGTAGTTGAAGAGCTCATGAAGGGCCGTCCATCACGGAGGAGCCAATATGGAGTATTATGATTTTGAAGTGATCAAGGGCGATACGATGCTGGCTCTGCAGCGTTCCGTCGCTCTCGCAGAACCAAAATCAGCCTGGCCGAAAATCGCGCGTCTTGCGCAGAACTTTGATCAACCCGGATGCAAAATCCGTGTGCGCAATGAATCCGGGGAACTGGTGATTCAGATCGGCGTCGTCGCCGCAAAGCAAATGCTCAAGAAGAAGACTTTAACCAACTGATCGCAAGTTGCGCTTCCTTCTCCTCAACATGTGGGGAGAGGGACGAAGTCTATAACACGCCGTCTCATCGCTGCTGTTGGTAAACTGAAAAATTCTCCTTCATTCGATCCGC
Proteins encoded:
- a CDS encoding aconitase X swivel domain-containing protein; the protein is MTPLQADVLLPGADVVAEPLILRGPISFWGGVDPKTGTIIDVRHPDRDQVIHNRILCLPGTIGSSSAAAVMLELIHAERAPAALILNAPDAILLLGIVVAREMGYRTPGAYRLSRSHFSHLARERLAISGDGRIAAG
- a CDS encoding aconitase X, which produces MAVELTSEERATTEGAFGEGRAMAMRIVAEAARLMGAPRLLPIASAHIDGALYHGDSGTHFAERLVAGGAKVAVRATLNVGSLDLTGCSRDRLPPHERAMARRMMEAYRQLGCEQTWTCAPYQAGHRPALGTDVAWGESNAVVFCNSVLGARTNRYGDFLDIACAIAGRAPDYGLHRPENRRARIVFDVSTLDPRFLQSEVAWPILGSLFGREVGDDIGVVAGIAAHPGEDALKAFGAAAASTGAVGLFHIAGVTPEAPDLAAALRGSTPDRTIGVTREMVLAARKRLSTAAGANAIDAVAIGSPHLSLTEFDRLEQALAGRRLAVPLYACTGRHALRLLDEQGRRTALEDAGVIVVADTCVVVTPILPAKPGAVLMTNSGKFAHYTPGNTGYGVLYGSLQECVESAVAGRPILAEDAP
- a CDS encoding MFS transporter, which produces MRAYSALVALYISVFVLITGNGLMSTLVPTRAKLEAFPDFAIGLGGAAYFGGMLLGTLADPWIIRRSGFIRAFGGFIAAALAATAAFPVLVNPWIWACLRGVHGFAFAGVYAVIDAWVNAKATNQNRGRLYGMYQAITFISSALGQQLLLVQSPHSFRLFSLINILFALAIIPMMATQADPPQAPASVKIQLGWLFSISPIGAITAFGVGAANGSFWTLAPVYVLGVGFNAHVVADFVTAVVIGSTLMVWPVGRLSDKYDRRKMIVGLALIGMMIEFGLCVAGRPTHLVMDLLGLGLGSATMVLYTLAISQTNDRAGPENALIVSAGLLFLYCVGATLAPVLASFLMQQFGPEMLFAQNGVTHFIMAAFAMWRMMIRPPAVNAPRPEITPKSAALAR
- a CDS encoding LysE family translocator, producing MSLAFLVTSFLVVASPGTGAIYTLATGLTRGPRAAVVAAFGCTLGIVPHMIAAIAGAAAILHTSAVAFQGVKYLGVGYLLYMAWHALREIGAIDVAPQNIIRSHMQIIVKAILINILNPKLSIFFLAFLPQFVDVANAHALITMLTQSAVFMLMTFVVFAIYGLCAAIMRDHVIARPKVLTWLRRSFAGAFILLSAKLAFAER